In Silene latifolia isolate original U9 population chromosome X, ASM4854445v1, whole genome shotgun sequence, the following proteins share a genomic window:
- the LOC141617498 gene encoding UBA domain-containing protein Mud1-like, protein MKKILLRKRNVDNVETVALTEECSALLQNNAPPKLADPSSFSIPCHIGTYLINNALCDLGASVSVLPLSLAKRLGLTKFQCTGMTVQMADHSLSRPLGVLEDVPVKIGRFFIPVDFVVLDIPEDTRTPIILGRPFLHIAGLDRLKDPGSRHGVLNLETGTVRIHDPGGGLDEAMPHKKKVREKSKSGEDVAAKNRCS, encoded by the exons ATGAAAAAAATTCTTTTACGTAAGAGGAATGTAGATAATGTTGAAACGGTGGCTTTGACGGAGGAGTGCTCCGCACTTCTTCAGAATAACGCTCCACCGAAATTGGCTGACCCAAGTAGTTTTTCTATACCATGTCATATAGGGACTTATTTAATCAACAATGCTTTATGTGACTTAGGTGCTAGTGTCAGTGTCTTACCTTTATCCCTTGCTAAGAGATTAGGTTTGACCAAGTTTCAGTGTACTggcatgactgttcagatggccgaccattCTTTATCACGGCCTTTAGGAGTTTTAGAAGatgtacctgttaagatcgggaggttctttattcccgtagactTTGTTGTCTTGGACATACCCGAGGACACTCGTACCCCTATtatcttagggagaccatttttgcacaTTGCTG GTCTTGATAGGTTAAAAGACCCAGGAAGCAGGCATGGTGTGTTGAATTTAGAGACTGGGACGGTAAGGATTCATGACCCCGGTGGAGGTTTGGACGAGGCTATGCCGCATAAGAAGAAGGTGCGGGAGAAATCCAAAAGTGGCGAAGATGTTGCCGCCAAGAACCGTTGTTCCTAA